A window of the Bacteroides thetaiotaomicron VPI-5482 genome harbors these coding sequences:
- a CDS encoding glycoside hydrolase family 76 protein has protein sequence MKSPCILLIIVCTLSLTGCASTKQADSDSSLGKAQQTLDSLYQHYSAKDSYLLRENYPFNEQYKVTYLASENQTNMPNQFSYLWPYSGTFSAVNSLLEATHDKKYQQLLEKQVLPGLEEYFDTERTPIAYSSYIRTAPTSDRFYDDNIWVGIDFIDIYQITKEKKYLDKAQLIWNFIESGTDSLLGDGIYWCEQKKESKNTCSNAPGSVFALKLFKATNDSLYFKRGKELYKWTQKNLQDSTDYLYFDNIRLDGKIGKAKFAYNSGQMMQSAALLYQLTKNPDYLKDAQSIAKECYNYFFTDFTTDTGESLKMLKQGNIWFTAVMLRGFIELYQLDQNKTFIDAFNQCLSYAWDNARDENGLFSTDLTGNNNNEKKWLLTQAAMVEMYSRLATIQ, from the coding sequence ATGAAATCACCGTGTATTTTACTAATCATAGTTTGCACCCTCTCTTTGACTGGTTGTGCCTCAACAAAGCAGGCAGACTCAGATTCAAGTTTGGGAAAAGCCCAGCAGACATTGGATTCCCTTTATCAACATTACTCAGCAAAGGACTCTTATCTGCTTCGTGAAAACTATCCTTTCAACGAACAATATAAAGTCACTTATCTGGCATCGGAAAACCAAACAAACATGCCTAATCAGTTCTCCTATTTATGGCCATATTCAGGTACATTTTCCGCAGTAAACTCATTATTAGAAGCCACCCACGACAAGAAATACCAGCAATTATTAGAAAAACAGGTATTACCCGGCTTGGAAGAATACTTCGATACAGAAAGAACTCCTATTGCTTACTCATCGTATATCCGAACTGCTCCGACCTCCGACCGCTTTTATGACGATAATATCTGGGTAGGCATTGACTTCATCGATATCTATCAGATTACCAAAGAAAAAAAATATTTGGATAAAGCTCAACTCATATGGAATTTCATAGAAAGCGGTACTGATAGTCTGCTAGGAGATGGCATCTATTGGTGTGAACAAAAGAAAGAGTCCAAAAACACTTGTTCAAATGCTCCCGGTTCTGTATTCGCCCTCAAACTATTTAAAGCAACCAATGACAGCCTCTATTTCAAACGGGGAAAAGAATTATATAAATGGACACAAAAGAATCTGCAAGATTCTACAGACTACCTCTATTTTGACAATATCCGTCTTGACGGTAAGATAGGAAAAGCCAAATTTGCCTACAACAGCGGACAAATGATGCAATCGGCTGCCCTACTCTATCAACTGACCAAAAATCCGGATTACTTGAAAGATGCGCAGAGCATTGCCAAAGAATGCTATAATTACTTCTTCACAGACTTTACAACTGACACAGGAGAAAGCCTTAAAATGTTGAAACAAGGAAATATCTGGTTTACTGCTGTCATGTTAAGAGGATTCATTGAACTTTACCAATTGGACCAAAACAAAACTTTTATCGACGCTTTCAATCAATGCCTATCATATGCTTGGGATAATGCCCGTGATGAAAACGGCTTATTCAGCACAGACCTAACTGGCAATAACAATAATGAGAAGAAGTGGCTGCTAACGCAAGCTGCCATGGTCGAAATGTATAGCCGACTAGCAACTATACAATAA
- a CDS encoding glycoside hydrolase family 3 C-terminal domain-containing protein — translation MKQKRLTFLLLLISNLFCASAQKWYKPEIDLKVEELLSQMTVEEKLGYIGGIDWMYTKSIDRLGIHRMRMSDGPQGIGTKGKSTAYPATVTLAATWNENLAYQYGKALGRDCRARNINVILGPAVNIYRAPMCGRNFEYMGEDPYLTSRICVGYIKGVQDQGVMATVKHFVANNSDYDRNNISNDIDERTLNEIYFPAYKAAIQEAEVGAIMTSYNLMNGIYTTENPWLLKEVLRNQWGFKGLVMSDWGSTHYCVPAARSGLDLEMAGGEKMNPKDMAYYLKTGDVTMDMVDEKVRHILRILIAFGFKDGTEADKSIALDDPQSVETALNVAREGLVLLKNENNILPINPQKYKHIIVTGKNAHGYVHGGGSGAVVPFHYTNLFDGIQKEGKLNNVKVEYIDELDFMPSIMYTDDNLNEKGFHAEYFKNIHFEGAPVVKQTEKKINYSWAAGTELEGMPKDYFSVKWYSTMCVDETADYEFTLGGDDGYKLFINDQPIIDDWTPGGFRTTNVTKTLKAGEKYHVRVEYYQQGGGAGICFLWKRKNETQNKFADYLNKADLVIACFGHSSDTEGEASDRTFELPEVDKKMLASLSGCKKPVIGIVNAGGNIEMQKWEPSLKGLIWGFYGGQEAGTAIGEALFGKVNPSGKLPMTFEKKWEDSPAYNSYHDPDKDKHVAYTEGIFIGYRGYDKLKREVQYPFGYGLSYTTFKLSNIVVSKPNADGTVEVTCRLANTGKRDGAQVIQAYVGKAENSPVERPQKELRKFEKIFLKAGESTTVKMTLPKESFMYFDVNRTQFVTDPGIYNIMLGFSSRDIKAQKNIQYTL, via the coding sequence ATGAAACAAAAAAGACTTACGTTTTTACTCCTGTTAATCTCCAACCTTTTTTGTGCATCTGCTCAAAAATGGTATAAACCAGAGATTGATCTAAAAGTTGAAGAGCTACTGAGCCAAATGACAGTAGAAGAAAAACTTGGATATATCGGTGGCATTGACTGGATGTACACTAAAAGCATTGATCGCCTGGGTATTCATCGCATGAGAATGTCCGATGGACCGCAAGGGATAGGCACAAAAGGCAAGTCTACCGCATACCCGGCTACAGTGACACTAGCAGCTACTTGGAACGAGAATCTTGCCTATCAATACGGAAAAGCTTTGGGACGTGATTGCAGAGCAAGAAACATCAATGTCATATTAGGTCCAGCGGTCAATATCTACCGTGCCCCAATGTGTGGACGTAACTTTGAATATATGGGTGAAGATCCGTATTTAACATCCCGTATCTGTGTAGGATACATCAAAGGTGTACAAGATCAAGGTGTCATGGCTACAGTCAAACACTTCGTTGCCAACAACTCCGACTATGACCGTAATAATATCAGTAATGATATTGATGAAAGAACCTTGAATGAGATTTACTTCCCTGCTTATAAAGCTGCCATTCAGGAAGCAGAAGTAGGAGCCATCATGACAAGCTATAACTTGATGAATGGCATCTACACCACTGAAAACCCGTGGCTATTGAAAGAAGTACTCAGAAATCAATGGGGCTTCAAAGGATTAGTGATGTCTGACTGGGGATCGACTCATTACTGTGTTCCAGCTGCAAGAAGCGGATTAGATCTGGAAATGGCAGGAGGAGAAAAGATGAATCCTAAAGATATGGCTTACTATCTTAAAACAGGAGATGTGACTATGGATATGGTTGACGAAAAAGTACGCCACATCTTACGCATACTCATTGCTTTCGGATTCAAGGATGGTACGGAAGCTGACAAAAGTATCGCTCTGGATGACCCTCAATCTGTAGAAACAGCATTAAATGTTGCCAGAGAGGGACTTGTTCTTTTGAAGAATGAAAACAACATTCTTCCTATCAATCCCCAAAAATACAAACATATTATCGTTACCGGCAAAAATGCACATGGATATGTACATGGTGGTGGTAGTGGCGCTGTAGTTCCTTTCCATTATACCAATTTATTCGACGGAATCCAAAAAGAAGGTAAACTGAATAATGTAAAAGTAGAATATATTGATGAACTCGACTTTATGCCGTCCATCATGTATACAGACGACAATCTCAACGAAAAGGGATTTCATGCCGAATACTTCAAGAATATTCACTTCGAAGGAGCCCCTGTGGTAAAACAGACTGAGAAAAAAATCAATTATTCTTGGGCTGCAGGCACAGAATTGGAAGGTATGCCCAAAGATTATTTCTCTGTGAAATGGTACAGTACAATGTGCGTAGACGAAACCGCTGACTATGAGTTCACATTAGGAGGCGACGATGGTTATAAATTGTTTATCAACGACCAACCGATTATTGATGACTGGACGCCCGGAGGTTTCAGAACGACCAATGTTACCAAGACACTAAAAGCCGGTGAAAAATATCATGTACGTGTAGAATACTATCAGCAGGGTGGTGGAGCAGGTATCTGCTTTTTATGGAAACGTAAGAACGAGACTCAGAATAAGTTTGCCGATTACCTGAACAAAGCAGATTTAGTGATTGCCTGCTTCGGTCATAGTTCCGATACAGAAGGAGAAGCAAGCGACCGCACATTCGAACTGCCCGAAGTAGATAAAAAAATGCTGGCCAGCTTATCCGGATGTAAAAAGCCTGTTATCGGTATTGTAAATGCCGGAGGTAATATTGAAATGCAAAAATGGGAACCGTCTTTGAAGGGGCTTATTTGGGGATTTTATGGAGGTCAGGAAGCGGGAACAGCTATCGGCGAAGCTTTATTCGGTAAAGTTAACCCATCAGGAAAATTACCTATGACTTTTGAAAAGAAATGGGAAGACAGCCCCGCTTACAACAGCTATCATGACCCGGATAAAGACAAACATGTAGCATATACGGAAGGAATATTCATCGGCTATCGCGGCTATGACAAATTGAAACGTGAAGTACAATATCCTTTTGGCTACGGATTGTCTTATACCACCTTTAAGCTATCTAATATAGTAGTCTCAAAGCCAAATGCTGATGGAACAGTAGAAGTAACCTGCCGTCTTGCCAACACAGGAAAAAGAGATGGTGCACAAGTCATACAAGCCTATGTGGGCAAAGCAGAAAACAGCCCAGTAGAACGTCCCCAAAAAGAACTGAGAAAATTTGAAAAGATATTCCTGAAAGCCGGAGAATCCACAACTGTCAAGATGACATTACCTAAAGAATCATTTATGTATTTTGATGTCAACAGAACTCAGTTCGTCACTGATCCGGGTATTTACAATATAATGCTTGGCTTCTCCTCTAGAGATATTAAAGCACAAAAAAATATTCAATATACACTATAG
- a CDS encoding hybrid sensor histidine kinase/response regulator transcription factor, protein MKKHNEWTKRTTLLRRVLLILVSFLLIGVDINASYSLRQFSSKNGLSNSAILSMCQDRHGVIWIGSCDGLNIYDGTYLGLYKPTNVHHSFSGNLIERIIEADNDVLWIQTNYGLDRFDTRRQTIQSFKDFKYINRMAISPEDDFFIIKDDGYIYYYQPEQKDFCKLDVKKIHFEEVQQMAIDNFGVLWIFSSDNDNRSYIIEKNGNQVKLVPSNCLNHSEKLLWTFVDGDFLYFIDSTYALYEYDLNNHKAYFIADMEAEILRRGEVSSIIKQKTDYFIGFKSSGLIQLKYMPDSKVKYSLQSINVQSGIFCLMKDRFQDIIWVGADGQGLYMYFTDEFSIDNIMLDVPEYRVDNPVRALYQDQDQTLWIGTKGGGILKMFDFHPDMETLPRAERILASNSPLMDNSVYSFAPSRRKLLWIGTESGLNYYSYSQKRIQEFPVMADGKMVKYVHSVRETNDSTLWVVSAGEGIVKIILDATSLLPKVKSARRFTLDGGKRNSNYFFVSFQENDSVIWFGNRGYGAYKMNTHTNQLTPCRIDDVVKNQTVNDIFAIHKNDEGYWFGTSFGLTRLYQGEYRVYNETDGFPNNTIHGILEGRDNNLWLSTNQGLVRFNVRENTVQTYRQQGDLEVIEFSDGAFFKDQQTGTLFFGGTNGFITISENDQLSEEYMPPLHFNRLSIFGKECNIYDFLQGATKQETLVLDYSQNFFNLSFIAVDYINGNNYTYSYKIDGLSDSWIENGLSTVAVFSNLSPGEYTLLVKYRSNITGKESEPYSLLIRITPPWYMTTCAYIVYFLLLAGVIAGAIRMVIKRYRRKRNVMIEEMNRQQREELYESKLRFFTNITHEFCTPLTLINGPCEKILSYSRVDSYVRKYASMIQQNALKLNALILELIEFRRLETGNKILKIKHVPVTEQIRTIAESFGELAESRKLNYRLQIEDGVFWNTDVSCLSKIVNNLISNAFKYTPENGSITVELRIEGEQLCIRVSNTGKGIKEADLTKIFDRYKILDNFEVQNKNGISPRNGLGLAICHSMVNLLNGQIQVSSIPNEVTTFDVWLPVMEVTVDNEDEKVAEELVLSSDEQAVELKNSSVEFDKNKQTIMIIDDDPSMLWFVTEIFVGAYNVVSLGSAEEALKQLGIQLPDLIISDVMMPGMDGMSFAKKIKSDKLLSRIPLILLSALNNIDEQTRGIESGAEAYITKPFNVEYLEKVVRRLLQREEDLKEYYSSVLSAFELDDGHFLHKEDKSFFEKMMQIIDSHIQNTDLSVELLSSSLGYSTRQFYRKLKNVTEKTPADIIREYRLTIVERLLLTTQLSIEEIMDKTGFSNRGTFYKAFAQKFEMTPKQYRNIKTKDVHEASEEGGGTMNV, encoded by the coding sequence ATGAAAAAACACAATGAATGGACGAAGAGAACTACTCTTTTAAGAAGAGTTCTGCTGATACTGGTTTCTTTTCTTTTGATAGGAGTAGACATAAATGCTTCGTATAGTCTCCGGCAATTTTCCAGTAAGAACGGATTATCCAATAGTGCTATTCTTTCGATGTGTCAGGATAGGCATGGCGTGATATGGATCGGTTCATGCGATGGGCTGAATATCTACGACGGCACTTATCTGGGATTGTACAAACCAACCAATGTGCACCATAGTTTCTCCGGTAATCTCATCGAACGGATTATCGAGGCGGACAACGATGTGCTTTGGATACAGACTAATTATGGGCTCGACCGCTTTGATACACGCAGACAGACCATACAAAGCTTCAAAGACTTTAAATACATAAACCGTATGGCGATAAGTCCCGAAGATGATTTCTTTATTATTAAGGATGATGGCTACATTTATTATTATCAGCCGGAGCAGAAGGACTTCTGTAAACTTGATGTGAAAAAGATACATTTTGAGGAAGTACAACAAATGGCTATTGATAACTTTGGAGTACTTTGGATATTCTCTTCGGATAATGATAACCGGAGTTATATAATAGAGAAAAACGGAAATCAAGTGAAGCTGGTTCCCAGTAATTGCCTGAATCATTCGGAAAAGTTGTTGTGGACGTTTGTAGATGGCGATTTTCTCTATTTCATAGACAGTACTTATGCACTTTATGAATACGATCTGAATAATCATAAAGCGTATTTTATAGCAGATATGGAGGCAGAGATACTTCGTCGGGGTGAGGTTTCTTCCATTATAAAACAGAAAACTGATTATTTTATCGGCTTTAAGAGTAGTGGATTAATCCAATTAAAGTATATGCCGGATTCAAAGGTAAAATATAGCCTCCAGTCCATAAATGTTCAGTCCGGTATCTTTTGTCTTATGAAAGACCGGTTTCAGGATATAATCTGGGTGGGCGCTGACGGTCAAGGGCTTTATATGTATTTTACAGATGAATTTTCTATTGACAACATCATGTTGGATGTACCGGAGTATCGGGTAGATAATCCGGTTCGTGCTCTATATCAGGATCAGGATCAGACATTGTGGATAGGTACGAAGGGAGGGGGAATATTAAAGATGTTTGATTTCCATCCTGATATGGAAACTTTGCCTCGGGCAGAAAGGATCCTGGCAAGTAATAGTCCGTTGATGGACAACTCGGTGTATAGTTTTGCTCCCAGCCGGAGGAAACTCTTATGGATTGGAACGGAGAGCGGACTTAATTACTACTCCTATTCACAAAAGCGGATACAGGAATTTCCGGTCATGGCAGATGGCAAGATGGTGAAGTATGTACATTCTGTCCGTGAGACAAATGATAGTACGTTGTGGGTGGTTTCTGCCGGTGAAGGTATTGTGAAAATCATTCTGGATGCTACTTCACTTTTACCTAAAGTGAAGTCTGCCCGTCGCTTTACACTGGATGGCGGAAAGAGAAACTCCAATTATTTCTTTGTCTCTTTTCAGGAGAATGATTCGGTTATTTGGTTTGGTAACCGTGGATATGGTGCGTATAAAATGAATACGCATACCAATCAACTAACTCCCTGCCGCATTGACGATGTAGTGAAGAATCAGACTGTAAATGATATTTTTGCTATTCATAAGAATGACGAAGGATACTGGTTTGGTACGAGTTTCGGATTGACCCGGCTTTATCAGGGCGAATATAGGGTATATAACGAGACTGACGGCTTTCCCAACAATACGATTCACGGCATATTGGAAGGAAGGGACAATAACTTGTGGCTTAGCACCAATCAAGGGTTGGTGAGGTTTAATGTCCGCGAAAACACAGTTCAGACGTATCGGCAGCAGGGCGACCTGGAAGTGATTGAGTTTAGTGACGGTGCTTTCTTCAAGGATCAGCAGACGGGGACATTATTTTTTGGTGGTACGAACGGATTCATTACGATTAGCGAGAATGATCAACTTTCGGAAGAATACATGCCTCCTTTGCATTTCAACCGCCTCTCTATTTTTGGTAAAGAGTGCAATATTTATGATTTTCTGCAAGGCGCTACGAAGCAAGAAACTTTGGTGCTGGACTATAGTCAGAACTTCTTTAACCTTTCATTTATTGCTGTCGATTACATTAACGGGAACAATTATACTTACTCTTATAAGATAGACGGTTTGAGCGATAGTTGGATTGAGAACGGATTGTCTACGGTGGCGGTTTTCTCTAATCTATCTCCTGGAGAATACACCTTGCTAGTGAAGTACCGAAGTAATATAACAGGGAAAGAGAGTGAACCTTATTCATTATTGATCCGTATCACTCCTCCCTGGTATATGACTACTTGTGCTTATATTGTCTATTTCTTATTATTAGCCGGGGTAATTGCAGGAGCTATCCGGATGGTGATAAAACGTTATCGCAGAAAGCGGAATGTTATGATCGAGGAAATGAACCGCCAGCAGCGCGAAGAACTGTATGAATCGAAATTGCGTTTCTTTACTAACATTACCCATGAATTTTGTACTCCGTTGACATTGATCAACGGTCCGTGTGAAAAAATCCTTTCTTATAGCCGGGTAGACAGTTATGTCCGGAAGTATGCTTCCATGATTCAGCAGAATGCGTTGAAACTGAATGCGCTGATATTGGAACTGATTGAGTTCCGCCGACTGGAGACGGGGAACAAGATTTTGAAGATAAAACATGTTCCTGTCACAGAACAGATACGGACTATTGCCGAATCATTCGGAGAGCTGGCGGAAAGCCGGAAACTGAACTATCGATTGCAGATAGAAGATGGAGTTTTTTGGAATACGGATGTCAGCTGTCTGAGTAAAATTGTAAATAACCTGATTTCTAACGCTTTCAAATATACTCCGGAGAATGGTTCCATTACGGTAGAGCTGCGTATTGAAGGAGAACAACTTTGCATTCGGGTATCTAATACGGGAAAAGGAATCAAGGAGGCTGATCTCACGAAAATATTCGACCGTTATAAGATTCTGGATAATTTCGAAGTGCAGAACAAGAATGGGATTTCTCCGCGAAATGGATTGGGACTGGCCATTTGTCACAGTATGGTAAATCTGTTGAATGGACAGATTCAGGTATCCAGTATTCCTAATGAGGTGACTACTTTTGATGTATGGCTGCCTGTTATGGAGGTTACGGTGGATAATGAAGATGAAAAAGTAGCTGAAGAATTGGTTTTGTCATCAGATGAGCAAGCAGTCGAACTCAAGAATTCGTCGGTTGAATTTGATAAGAACAAGCAGACGATTATGATTATTGACGATGACCCTTCTATGTTATGGTTTGTTACGGAGATATTTGTCGGGGCATACAATGTTGTCTCTTTAGGCAGCGCAGAGGAAGCCTTGAAGCAGTTGGGCATCCAGTTACCGGATTTGATTATTTCGGATGTAATGATGCCCGGTATGGATGGAATGTCGTTTGCCAAAAAGATAAAGTCGGATAAACTGTTGAGCCGTATCCCGTTAATACTGCTTTCGGCACTGAATAATATTGACGAGCAGACGAGGGGAATTGAATCCGGCGCGGAAGCATATATCACGAAACCTTTCAATGTGGAATATCTCGAGAAAGTCGTTAGAAGGCTGTTACAGCGCGAAGAGGACCTGAAAGAGTATTATAGCTCTGTTCTAAGTGCTTTTGAACTGGATGATGGTCATTTTCTGCATAAAGAGGATAAATCCTTCTTCGAGAAGATGATGCAGATTATTGATAGTCATATACAGAATACGGATTTATCAGTGGAATTGTTGAGTAGTTCATTAGGATACAGTACCCGGCAGTTCTATCGGAAGCTGAAAAATGTCACGGAGAAGACTCCTGCCGACATCATCAGAGAGTATCGCCTGACGATTGTAGAACGCTTGTTGCTGACAACGCAACTTTCCATTGAAGAGATTATGGATAAAACCGGATTCTCGAACAGGGGGACTTTCTATAAAGCATTTGCCCAGAAGTTCGAGATGACGCCCAAGCAGTACAGGAATATCAAGACGAAGGATGTTCATGAGGCTTCTGAGGAAGGAGGAGGAACTATGAACGTATAA
- a CDS encoding TIM-barrel domain-containing protein, with the protein MKYICIKTVAIYLLATLPLLANASTHKVKITHSVMVGDGIAKFIPEGFDAQKIPSFAIEKEPREQGALPADWVLVPEFSLTDGKANASLTVPEGTSIYGGGEVTGSLLRNGKTIKLWNTDSGAYGVDKGTRLYQSHPWMMGVRKDGTAFGILFDTTWKAELSSTDEKIELKSEGIPFRVFIIDRESPQAVIRGLSELTGTMPMIPRWALGYQQCRFSYSPDSRVIEIADTFRLKRIPCDVIWMDIDYMDGYRIFTFNPKSFPNPKAVNRDLHIRGFHSAWMIDPGAKVDPNYFVYKSGTENDVWVKTADGKNFHGDAWPGAAAFPDFTSPKVNKWWRNLYKDFLAQGVDGVWNDVNEPQINDTPNKTMPEDNLHRGGGKLPAGTHLQYHNVYGFLMVKASREGILDARPEKRPFILTRSNFLGGQRYAATWTGDNGSCWDHLKMSVPMSLTLGLSGQPFSGADIGGFLFNADADLFGNWIGFGAFYPFARGHACAGTNNKEPWVFGQKVEDASRIALERRYILLPYFYTLLHEASTNGMPIMRPVFFSDPKDLSLRAEEEAFLVGDNLLIIPAFANQPALPKGIWKELSLVEGDQNDKYQAKMKIRGGAIIPTGKIIQNTTENSLDPLTLLVCLDEQGKASGNMYWDAGDGWSYKKGDYSLLQFVAERNGDKVTVKLTKKTGKYNTENKDMAVIKIITDQGIRQASGNLVEGIEIRL; encoded by the coding sequence ATGAAATATATTTGTATCAAAACTGTAGCAATTTACTTGCTCGCAACCTTACCTTTATTGGCGAACGCCTCAACACACAAGGTAAAAATTACACATAGCGTCATGGTTGGGGACGGAATCGCAAAATTCATCCCGGAAGGCTTCGACGCTCAAAAGATACCTTCTTTTGCAATAGAAAAAGAACCACGCGAACAAGGAGCACTTCCTGCCGACTGGGTACTTGTTCCCGAGTTCTCACTCACGGATGGTAAAGCAAACGCATCATTAACAGTGCCGGAAGGTACAAGCATCTATGGCGGTGGTGAAGTGACCGGTTCACTTCTGAGAAATGGAAAGACCATCAAATTATGGAATACAGACTCAGGAGCTTATGGTGTAGACAAAGGTACTCGTCTGTATCAATCACATCCTTGGATGATGGGAGTGCGAAAGGACGGAACAGCTTTTGGAATTTTATTCGATACTACTTGGAAAGCAGAACTAAGCAGTACAGACGAAAAAATCGAATTAAAAAGTGAAGGAATACCCTTTCGGGTATTCATCATTGACAGGGAATCTCCACAAGCAGTCATTCGCGGACTATCCGAACTGACCGGCACAATGCCAATGATTCCTCGCTGGGCACTAGGTTATCAGCAATGCCGGTTCTCATATTCTCCCGACAGCCGTGTCATTGAAATAGCAGATACTTTCAGACTAAAAAGAATACCATGTGATGTTATCTGGATGGACATTGATTATATGGACGGATACCGCATCTTTACCTTTAATCCGAAAAGTTTTCCGAATCCTAAAGCGGTGAACCGTGATTTGCACATACGTGGATTCCATTCTGCATGGATGATTGACCCGGGAGCAAAAGTTGACCCTAACTATTTCGTATATAAATCGGGAACAGAAAATGACGTTTGGGTGAAAACAGCAGACGGTAAGAACTTCCACGGTGATGCATGGCCGGGAGCAGCAGCATTCCCTGATTTTACTTCTCCTAAAGTAAACAAATGGTGGAGAAACTTATATAAAGATTTTCTAGCACAAGGAGTAGATGGCGTATGGAATGATGTTAACGAACCCCAGATCAATGATACGCCCAACAAAACAATGCCGGAAGACAACCTGCATCGTGGAGGAGGAAAGCTTCCGGCAGGTACACATCTTCAGTATCATAATGTATATGGCTTCCTGATGGTTAAAGCATCCAGGGAAGGTATACTGGATGCTCGTCCAGAAAAACGTCCTTTCATTCTGACACGTTCCAACTTCCTTGGGGGACAACGTTATGCCGCTACATGGACTGGCGACAACGGTTCTTGCTGGGATCATCTAAAAATGTCAGTTCCCATGTCATTAACATTGGGATTATCCGGTCAACCGTTTAGTGGTGCAGATATAGGCGGTTTCTTATTCAATGCTGATGCTGACTTATTCGGCAACTGGATTGGTTTCGGTGCCTTTTATCCTTTCGCACGTGGTCATGCTTGCGCCGGAACAAACAACAAGGAACCATGGGTATTTGGACAAAAAGTAGAAGATGCCTCACGCATCGCTTTGGAACGTAGATATATACTACTACCCTACTTTTATACACTCTTACACGAAGCCTCAACTAATGGCATGCCTATTATGCGTCCTGTCTTCTTCTCCGACCCTAAAGACTTGTCACTGAGAGCAGAGGAAGAAGCTTTCCTTGTCGGTGATAATTTACTTATCATTCCAGCATTTGCTAATCAACCGGCACTTCCGAAAGGGATCTGGAAAGAACTGTCACTTGTAGAAGGAGATCAGAATGATAAATATCAGGCAAAAATGAAGATTCGTGGGGGAGCTATCATTCCGACTGGAAAAATAATTCAGAACACTACAGAAAATTCATTAGATCCTCTGACATTACTAGTGTGTCTGGACGAACAGGGCAAAGCTTCCGGAAATATGTATTGGGATGCGGGAGATGGTTGGTCTTACAAAAAAGGGGACTATAGCCTGCTACAATTTGTCGCAGAGCGAAATGGTGATAAAGTGACTGTAAAGCTAACAAAGAAAACCGGAAAATACAACACTGAGAATAAAGACATGGCAGTGATTAAAATTATAACAGATCAAGGCATACGTCAAGCCAGTGGAAATCTAGTGGAAGGTATTGAAATAAGACTATAA